The following coding sequences lie in one Methanothermobacter sp. MT-2 genomic window:
- a CDS encoding coenzyme F390 synthetase, protein MIWDEKMECITRDELEEIQIKRLQDTLTRTYEKVPYYKKKFEENNIHPEDIESLDDIKKLPYTTKDDLRKVYPFGMFATPKKEIIEVHTSSGTTGKPVVSGYTKKDIEIWSEVMARGLTMMGVTEDDIIQNTHGYGLFTGGFGVHYGAQRIGATVIPISTGQTRRQIEIMKDFGTTVMIFTPSYGLYLSEVAEEEGYKPNEFQLKAIGFGAEMWTEEMRKELEKRFNAPAFNIYGLTEIIGPGVAMECQEKNGLHIFEDHFYPEIINSKTGEVLPPGKRGELVITTLTRVGMPIIRFRTKDITSINYDECGCGRTLARISRITGRADDMVKVRGVSVFPSQVEKALLKIDGIQPHYQIIITRPHLMDEMEVKVETSPELFSDDIGEMIGLQKKIGEYIENEIGLRVKVTLVEPKTLPRSEGKAVRVIDKRKF, encoded by the coding sequence AACATCCACCCCGAAGACATTGAAAGCCTAGATGACATAAAAAAACTCCCTTACACAACAAAGGACGATCTCAGAAAAGTATACCCCTTCGGAATGTTCGCAACCCCAAAAAAGGAGATAATAGAAGTACACACTTCTTCAGGGACAACAGGCAAACCAGTAGTCTCAGGTTACACAAAAAAAGACATCGAAATATGGAGTGAAGTAATGGCAAGAGGCCTCACAATGATGGGAGTTACAGAAGACGACATAATACAAAACACCCACGGCTACGGCCTATTCACGGGAGGATTCGGAGTCCACTACGGAGCCCAGAGGATAGGGGCCACAGTGATCCCCATTTCAACCGGCCAGACAAGAAGACAAATCGAAATCATGAAAGACTTCGGGACAACAGTCATGATATTCACACCATCCTATGGACTATACCTTTCAGAAGTGGCCGAAGAAGAAGGCTACAAACCAAATGAATTCCAACTAAAAGCGATAGGTTTCGGAGCCGAAATGTGGACCGAAGAAATGCGAAAAGAACTCGAAAAGCGTTTCAACGCACCAGCATTCAACATCTATGGCTTAACAGAAATCATAGGACCGGGCGTGGCCATGGAATGCCAGGAAAAAAACGGTTTACACATTTTCGAGGATCATTTCTACCCGGAGATCATCAACAGCAAAACTGGCGAAGTTTTGCCGCCAGGAAAAAGAGGCGAACTCGTTATAACAACACTCACAAGAGTTGGTATGCCAATCATCAGATTCCGCACAAAGGACATCACCTCAATAAATTATGATGAGTGTGGCTGCGGAAGAACACTCGCAAGGATTTCAAGGATAACAGGACGCGCAGACGACATGGTAAAAGTAAGAGGAGTCTCAGTATTCCCATCCCAGGTAGAGAAGGCTTTGCTTAAGATTGATGGTATACAACCCCATTATCAGATTATCATAACAAGACCTCACCTCATGGATGAAATGGAAGTTAAAGTTGAAACTTCACCAGAATTATTCTCAGATGATATAGGAGAAATGATAGGATTACAAAAGAAAATCGGCGAATATATAGAGAACGAAATAGGTTTAAGGGTTAAAGTAACATTAGTAGAACCCAAAACTTTACCTAGGAGTGAAGGAAAAGCTGTTAGAGTCATTGATAAAAGAAAATTCTGA